A window from Megalobrama amblycephala isolate DHTTF-2021 linkage group LG21, ASM1881202v1, whole genome shotgun sequence encodes these proteins:
- the gucy1b2 gene encoding guanylate cyclase soluble subunit beta-2 isoform X2, with the protein MSGYDTMLRTLGGNLVEFIENLDALHSYLALSYEAMNAPSFRVERMDDGRILLHYYSDRKGLYHIVPGIIEAVAKDFFDSEVTMTILNQSEEDERTGKKEHVVFHMVQKEKVAKRKAQKGSEEEKQAEKEEKEETMKRMKARYANLQLCPRKRSPWEIVKSIVMLGQGNLRQSFTPSYPKRLWIEEQAFCNAFPFHIVFDENLVVKHTGVNIQKFVPGLQTAGIRLDEYFTIVHPEVTFNIQSIKKFINSQFVLKTRREMLPEIQQNQATLKLRGQMMWMESLNCMIYLCSPKLRSLQELEERGLHLADIAQHDTTRDLILLNQQRLAEIELSNQLERKKEELRILSRNLEIEKQKSEKLLYAMLPTHVANQLKEGKRVAAGEFKVCTILFSDVVTFTNICAACEPIQIVNMLNAMYSRFDRLTNVHNVYKVETIGDAYMVVGGVPVPTETHAERVANFALGMRIAAREVTSPITGQPIQIRVGLHTGSVLAGVVGDKMPRYCLFGDTVNTASRMESHGVPDHIHVSPFTYSVLKDKGIFEITERGEIEVKGKGLMRTYFLLKNLQKSDEQIMGLVDGETCVYQEDTEDVTDDPKEESPEDANCVRKEDKKMEEEVENEKSHASSYLQSGKISPAHLIQFDVTPAYDSPTDFKHLHNGLHSHSISTKFCSIL; encoded by the exons GTATTATCGAGGCTGTTGCGAAGGATTTCTTTGACAGTGAGGTTACGATGACCATTCTGAACCAGTCAGAAGAAGATGAGCGCACTGGAAAGAAGGAACATGTGGTTTTCCACATGGTACAGAAGGAAAAAGTGGCCAAAAGAAAGGCTCAGAAAGGCAGTGAAGAGGAAAAACAAGCAGAAAAAGAG GAAAAGGAGGAGACAATGAAAAGGATGAAGGCCAGGTATGCCAACCTGCAGCTGTGTCCAAGGAAACGATCTCCATGGGAGATTGTGAAGAGCATTGTCATGTTGGGCCAAG GCAATCTGCGTCAATCATTCACGCCTAGCTACCCAAAAAGACTGTGGATTGAAGAACAAGCCTTCTGTAATGCTTTTCCCTTTCACATcgtttttgatgaaaac CTGGTGGTGAAGCACACAGGTGTCAACATTCAGAAGTTTGTTCCCGGACTGCAGACCGCAGGTATTCGTCTGGATGAGTACTTCACCATTGTTCACCCAGAGGTCACCTTCAACATCCAGAGCATCAAAAAGTTCATCAACAGCCAGTTTGTGCTGAAGACCAGGAGGGAAATGTTACCAGAGATCCAGCAAAACCAGGCCACGCTCAAACTGCGAG gTCAGATGATGTGGATGGAGTCACTGAACTGCATGATCTATCTGTGCTCTCCTAAGCTACGAAGCCTCCAAGAACTGGAGGAAAGGGGTCTTCACCTGGCCGACATCGCCCAGCACGACACCACTCGAGATCTGATCCTGCTCAACCAGCAGAGGTTGGCAGAGATCGAGCTCTCAAATCAGCTAGAAAGGAAGAAGGAGGAGTTAAGAATCCTCTCACGCAACTTAGAGATCGAGAAGCAAAAATCAGAAAAGCTCCTTTATGCCATGCTGCCGACACACGTTGCCAACCAGCTTAAAGAGGGCAAACGAGTAGCGGCAG GTGAGTTCAAAGTGTGCACCATCCTATTCAGTGATGTGGTCACCTTCACTAACATCTGCGCAGCCTGCGAACCCATTCAGATAGTCAACATGCTCAACGCCATGTATTCCAGATTTGATCGTCTTACAAACGTTCATAATGTCTACAAG GTAGAGACGATAGGTGATGCTTACATGGTGGTTGGCGGTGTGCCTGTTCCTACAGAAACACATGCGGAGCGGGTGGCAAACTTTGCCCTCGGTATGAGAATTGCTGCAAGAGAGGTGACTAGCCCTATCACAGGACAGCCCATAcag ATCCGAGTTGGCCTGCACACCGGTTCAGTTTTGGCTGGTGTTGTAGGTGATAAGATGCCACGGTACTGCTTGTTTGGAGACACAGTCAATACAGCCTCTCGAATGGAGAGCCACGGAGTCCCTGATCACATACATGTGAGCCCCTTCACGTACAG CGTGTTAAAGGACAAAGGAATCTTTGAGATCACTGAGAGGGGTGAGATCGAGGTGAAAGGCAAAGGTCTGATGAGAACATACTTCCTGCTGAAGAACCTCCAAAAGAGTGATGAACAGATCATGGGCTTGGTCGACGGAGAGACGTGCGTGTACCAGGAAGACACAGAGGATGTGACAGATGACCCGAAGG AGGAAAGCCCTGAAGATGCAAATTGTGTGCGGAAAGAGGACAAGAAAATGGAGGAAGAGGTTGAGAACGAAAAAAGTCATGCATCATCATATCTCCAGTCAGGCAAAATCTCCCCTGCTCATTTAATTCAGTTCGATGTCACACCAGCATACGACAGCCCCACTGACTTTAAACATCTACACAATGGTCTTCATTCACACAGCATTAGTACTAaattctgctcaatactttag
- the plekha3 gene encoding pleckstrin homology domain-containing family A member 3 yields MEGVLYKWTNYMTGWQPRWFVLDNGIISYYDSQDDVCKGSKGSIKMSVCEIKVHPTDSTRLELIIPGEQHFYVKAVNAAERQKWLVALGSSKAGLIDTRTKKERELTETTESLKTKMSELRLYCDLLMQQVHTIQESVEQEGESTVASTETKNEASSLLSATCETFIKTLEECMKIANSKFQTDMLQSSPSDSVMSPVQMSRMKRSISHPGTYNYERSSLPKECTASQKSTQRRTRTCSDTEAHSDRGAEETERLMFHKANINGDSTPSIPEEVGTSTKFLSETDTPESDLSL; encoded by the exons ATGGAAGGAGTGCTTTACAAATGGACAAACTATATGACAG GATGGCAGCCAAGGTGGTTTGTGCTGGACAATGGCATTATTTCATACTATGATTCGCAAGATGACGTGTGCAAAGGCAGTAAAGGCAGTATTAAGATGTCAGTATGTGAAATTAAAG TTCACCCAACTGACAGTACGCGTCTGGAGCTGATCATACCAGGGGAGCAGCATTTTTATGTGAAGGCTGTAAATGCAGCTGAAAGGCAGAAGTGGCTGGTGGCTCTGGGGAGCTCCAAAGCTGGACTCATTGACACTCGAACCAAAAAAGAAAGGG AGTTAACAGAAACCACAGAATCACTGAAAACTAAGATGTCGGAGCTGCGTCTGTACTGTGACTTACTAATGCAGCAGGTGCACACTATTCAGGAGTCTGTGGAACAGGAAGGAGAATCTACTGTGGCCAGCACTGAG ACAAAGAATGAGGCATCCTCATTACTGAGTGCCACCTGTGAAACCTTCATCAAAACACTGGAAGAATGTATGAAAATCGCCAATTCCAAGTTTCAGACTGACATGTTGCAATCCAGTCCATCTGATTCCGTAATGTCTCCCGTCCAGATGTCTCGG ATGAAGCGGTCAATCAGCCATCCCGGCACCTACAATTATGAAAG GTCGAGCTTGCCAAAAGAGTGCACGGCGTCGCAGAAGTCCACCCAGAGGCGGACGCGGACATGCTCCGATACAGAGGCTCACAGCGACAGAGGGGCCGAGGAGACGGAGC GCCTGATGTTTCACAAAGCCAACATCAATGGTGACTCCACTCCAAGTATCCCTGAAGAGGTTGGAACCAGCACAAAGTTCCTGTCGGAAACTGACACTCCGGAATCTGACCTTTCCCTCTGA